One part of the Bicyclus anynana chromosome 8, ilBicAnyn1.1, whole genome shotgun sequence genome encodes these proteins:
- the LOC112056158 gene encoding uncharacterized protein LOC112056158, translated as MFPHSKTMNSGFLNPQAMQPKEETYHRRITNNFEEVKSLTMFQLTPKEAFTWLLDQGLDTENSNPCDGSIVQGFLTQNHDNKLLEPSSYTDKGLDIFFRDQAFCIIIYT; from the exons atgtttcctcactccaaaaccatgaactctggtttcctaaaccctcaagctatgcagcCGAAGGAGGAGACTTATCACAg gagaatcactaataattttgaagaagtGAAGAGCTTAACAATGTTTCAACTAACGcctaaagaagctttcacttggcTGTTAGATCAAGGGCTGGATACAGAAAACAGTAATCCTTGTGATGGCAGTATTGTCCAAGGATTCCTCACTCAAAACCATGATAACAAGTTGCTAGAACCCTCAAGCTATACAGACAAAGgactggatatattttttcgtgaccaagccttctgtataattatttatacttaa